One part of the Streptococcus sp. oral taxon 431 genome encodes these proteins:
- a CDS encoding DinB/UmuC family translesion DNA polymerase, translating to MKQEKNTVQFSEIRSKGCNDIEMLERFLHGIVETATSKLRQRKLKTTEISIRLVHAKSENRLPLEFTFSIKPTSSSVIIYTEVINRFKECYTGGGIQGFTIQFDKNTLASA from the coding sequence ATGAAACAAGAAAAAAATACAGTACAATTTTCAGAAATCCGTAGCAAAGGATGTAATGATATTGAAATGCTTGAAAGATTTTTACATGGAATCGTTGAAACAGCAACTTCAAAACTTCGTCAGAGAAAACTCAAAACAACTGAAATATCGATACGACTAGTACATGCTAAATCTGAAAACCGATTACCATTGGAATTTACATTTAGCATTAAGCCAACAAGCTCATCTGTGATAATCTATACTGAGGTAATCAATCGCTTTAAAGAATGTTACACAGGTGGGGGAATTCAAGGTTTTACGATTCAATTTGATAAAAATACCCTTGCCTCTGCATAG